The following proteins are co-located in the Deltaproteobacteria bacterium genome:
- the queC gene encoding 7-cyano-7-deazaguanine synthase QueC: MDGKRKAVVLLSGGIDSTTVAAIARQEGFEVCAMTFKYGQRHAAELDAARRVVEALGVRRRVVMEIGLEAIGGSALTSDIEVPRDRRPGAEGSEIPVTYVPARNTIFLSFALAWAEVLQASDIFIGVNAIDYSGYPDCRPEYLEAFQRMADLATKAGVEGALRIRIRAPLIHMTKSEIIQTGVKLGVDYGLTHSCYDPAPDGRACGRCDSCQIRKSGFAEAGIEDPTKYING; the protein is encoded by the coding sequence ATCGATTCCACGACCGTTGCGGCCATCGCCCGGCAGGAAGGTTTCGAAGTATGCGCCATGACCTTCAAATACGGGCAACGGCACGCCGCCGAACTTGACGCCGCCCGCCGGGTTGTCGAGGCTTTGGGGGTCAGGCGGCGGGTGGTCATGGAAATCGGACTCGAAGCCATCGGAGGGTCGGCGCTTACCAGTGATATCGAGGTTCCAAGAGACCGGCGGCCAGGTGCGGAGGGGTCCGAAATTCCGGTAACCTATGTGCCCGCCCGCAATACGATTTTCCTGTCCTTTGCATTGGCTTGGGCGGAAGTGTTACAGGCATCGGATATTTTTATCGGTGTCAACGCGATAGACTACAGCGGATATCCGGATTGCCGCCCCGAGTATCTGGAAGCGTTTCAGCGCATGGCCGATCTGGCCACCAAAGCGGGCGTCGAGGGCGCCCTGCGCATCAGGATCAGGGCCCCGCTGATTCACATGACGAAATCCGAGATCATTCAAACAGGGGTAAAGCTCGGGGTTGATTACGGACTGACTCACAGTTGCTACGACCCGGCGCCGGACGGCCGGGCATGCGGTCGCTGCGACAGCTGTCAGATTCGAAAGAGCGGGTTCGCGGAAGCCGGGATCGAGGATCCCACGAAGTATATAAACGGATAG